The DNA sequence TCATGGTTTCCACCTCTTCGCTCTGGCTTCTGACAACTCAAGGGCATCTCGCCAATTGAGGTAATAAACTCCATGTCACCTATCCCAGGAGGTAGCGAgcccctcacctcccaagtAGAGCTGCAGTAGGGAACTCCTGGTCAAACATCTCAATCGTAACTGAGACGAAGCACGCCAGTCACCAGCTCCATGTCCGTGACCAAACTATCATGTCCACCGGCAGGGTTTCCGCGGGGCAGTTGGGGGACTGTTTCGACATGTCTCTTGGAGGCTCACCTCCGTACGCGACAACAAAGCAGGTCACTGGGCTTGCAGTACCCGCATGTCGTCCATGCCCGGGCTCGATAACCCCAGTTGGTCCCATATTGATAACATCTCCTGCCGAACAGTCTTCGAGAGTCCGCTGGCGATTTCCTTTGACAACAGTTCCCAGCTCGGCTCCTCCTAATACCAACCCCGGCCTTATCACCTTCGGCGCAGCAGGGCTGCGATGGGCCTGTGGTCCGACTCAGCGGGTTGTCCTTCAATGAGTACAGTTGATCGTTACTTGAACGATATCTTTGGTCTTGTGCTCCCCTCGCCCGACTGCCAGCGCCGAGGCGATCATTGCGCATCTCTGTGCCAACAAAGCATGGGGCACCATAACGAGCAACCATCTACGGCTTTCTGTGTTCCCATGTCACAAGATGCCTAGGCAACATCTCACCCCAAACGCTTGTTTGGTATGCCGCAAAAAGAGAACCAAAGTAACAGAGCATCTCCTTCCCCATTTTCGAGTTCCCAGTCATACCTCTCTCTGCCGACAATATCACTGACAAACTTCCATCAGTGTGATGGACAGATACCATGTCGCCGATGCAGGTCAAGGGGCGAGGAGTGCTCCTACGAGGATAAGAAATGGAGGACCAAAGACCACCTGCGATCCGAAATTGAAAGGCTGAGGGCAGAGCAGCGGCAAGGCGAGGCAGTTATCCAAGCACTTGTTGACAACAAGCCGGACCAGTGGGAAGTAGTTCAGGACCGCATGCGCGCCGATGAATCCCCCGATGCCATTGCAGAATGGATTCGCTCACTGAGAGGTTTGCCGGATTCTTCACAGACTCACCGGGGTCTATTTGGGAGTACGCCTGCCAGTGGGCTAAACAACTTTATACCCACACCCTTCCAGTCACAATTCAACCCAACGATGCCCGGAATAGGGAGTGTGCCAACCGGCGGCTTCCCAGAAGCAGGATCGGATGTGCTTGATGCATTCACTACGAATAATGGGCCAGGCAACGTCGGAAACGGCGGTACCAACATATGTCACGTCACCAGCGCCATGGAGGGAGCTTCTCGTCCAAGTTTTTCCGCTGACTTGGTCGCTCCTGGAGATCGTATATCATTGCAAAAACACGGGACCTTTGTTTGCCCGTCCCTGTCGCCCACAGACAACTCCTCCCATACCATGAACCACCCACTGGACATGGCTGGACCCGCGGCTTGTCGTCTTGTTCCGAATCTAACCCCCTATGGGCCTCCTGTTCGGACCTGGACTACTGTTACATCCGACAAGCATCTTGTCCAGCGACTCCTTGCGAGATTCTTCTCGGGACTCTTTCCGTGCTTGTCATTGATATCTTACGCGCACTTCATTCATGATTTTGAAGAGGGCACTGCGCGGTACTGCTCAGAAGCGCTTGTGAACGCCATCCTCGGCACAGCATGTAGGCTCTTCAACGCAACATCTCAGCTCATTTCGAGGATCAGCTTCGGCGACGCCTTTGTGGGTGAGGCAAAGAGGCTGCTAGCGGCTGAGGATAGCCACGTGAATCTCCCAAGCATACAGGCTCTCGCCATCCTTGCTCTGGGGGAGATGAGCCAAGGGAACGATGAAGAGGCCGAAACCCTCCTCCGGGAGTCGGTAAGGGCGTCAGTTCATCTTGTCTTGGAAGCTCGTGATCTGGACGGGAAGGAAAACGAGGATTTCAGAGTAGTGCGAGCACTGGCATACTGTGGTGTATTTTCTCTCATGAGGTCTGTTACCCTTTGGGTCGACTGTCACTTGGATCCACTCTAACCTGAAGAAACTCAATATGCCAGGTTCCTTCGCCTCTTGACGGGAGATCTCGAGCCAAAAGTTGGGCCGTTGTTCATCCGACTTCAGCCTAATTCCGCGAGTCTTGACGAGGATACGCCCCAAACACGAGTGGAGCGAGGTTTGTTGTGCCCAATCCATTCTCCGCGGCTTCCAGGTTTTGCTGGCTAATGTGTTGCTGCTGTAGGCATCGCGCTCCAGACGCAGTTCTTTGCCGAGTTGCGGTTTTGtccgccatcatcgaggTTTATCTTTGAGGTCATGGAGACAGCACACACCTTTCTGTCTTATAATTACTCTCGAGCCATGACCGCCAGTGATCTCGAGAGTGCATACGACAGATGTGTGTGCTCATATCGCCAGTTTCTAGAATCGTTAGCGCCAGCCTCCAGTCCCTCACAGGACACACTGCTCGCACAGTATGCCCTTACTCTCCACCCCCGGGCTTTCGTTGCCGTCGTCGGCTTGTAGTATATACTAATCTCTGCTGGTCATGGCTTCTAGGATTTGGTACCATTTCTGCATGCTCAATTTGATGCGACCCTTTGTCTCGAACTCGAATAACCTCGTGGATGGCACTACCCCGAAACTGTCTGGTGGTGCCAGGCCCAGTGTCATATGTCACCGAGCTTCAGAAGCCATCATTTCGCTCACTGGCACTTACCAAGCCCGGAACTTCATTGCATATCTGCCACCTTTGTTACCGTATATGGTCTTCACTGCCGTCCTGTTTGAACTCACGTTGACGGCCAGCCCGGTTTTGTGTCAGCAAGGCCTCACCGATTCTCCGTCAAGTTTGTCTCCGCTTACTGGATATCAGTCACCTATACAGGCCGCCTCCAAGCCAGGGACCCGTTGGTCTCAACTGCCTCAGGCATCAGCTCCACGTCCAGGATTTTGTTCGTCCGACTCTGAGCCTGTATCCCCAGCGTCTACCAGACAGGCCAACCAAACTACCTACCGCCGGGTGTCCGGTGTCTCGACTATCTCCACCGGATTTTCAAGTAGCGAGCAGAGCAGGCGGCCGAGTGGCTGTAGTTTTCTTTCTGGCACGCCACGTGACCAGGACGAGATATCGACATCGGATACAGAGTCAGACCTATTCCCCGTGTTTTCGTCGCAACCTTCGGATCTTGTTACCGTCGGCTCACTGCAGTTAGCATCCATGAGCGCCCGCCACCTTGGTGCCACTGAGGCTTCCCGCCTACTCCGGGGGTTGGGGAACATTCGAGACGTCGCCGAAGTCAGGCTCAACCTAGCTGCACTCACCGCTTCACTGCCATTTCCAGCTGTTGAATTCGGAACTTCTATCCTACTTACCGGCCTTGGACTTCAGAAGGTGCCGGTTGCCAGCGTGGTCCCGGGCGCTTCGACATTTTGTGGAGGGTTGAGTCCTATGTCGGTCCCAAAAGTCGAGTCTACTAAATCACCCACCGGTGACTTGTCTTCAGCCCAACTACCTACATCTCTGCAACAGGCACCGGGGCCATGATCTGGGGATATGCCATGCGCAGTGGTGACCGGTAACAAGTATGGATAGCGTCAACATAGCATGTACAGGGCTGGCCCCTATTTTCAATCAAGTCTTTCATTTTGGCGGAGTCTTTCCGTTGTTTCCCCTGCTTGCTACATGTTCCTATATTTGACCAGCATGTCACCACCATGTTACCAGAATCTCTATAATAGATATCAAGAGCTGCGCTGATCATGCGTGTCCTTTTTCCCGCCGCTCGCGGTGATTGCTGGAAATGAATAAATttgctgatgtgtgtgtatcAAAGCTCGTCATGTCCTGATTCATGTTGCTCCTTGCCAGGGCTTCTGTTTGCGGGTTG is a window from the Podospora pseudocomata strain CBS 415.72m chromosome 6, whole genome shotgun sequence genome containing:
- a CDS encoding hypothetical protein (EggNog:ENOG503P1H6; COG:K) yields the protein MPRQHLTPNACLVCRKKRTKCDGQIPCRRCRSRGEECSYEDKKWRTKDHLRSEIERLRAEQRQGEAVIQALVDNKPDQWEVVQDRMRADESPDAIAEWIRSLRGLPDSSQTHRGLFGSTPASGLNNFIPTPFQSQFNPTMPGIGSVPTGGFPEAGSDVLDAFTTNNGPGNVGNGGTNICHVTSAMEGASRPSFSADLVAPGDRISLQKHGTFVCPSLSPTDNSSHTMNHPLDMAGPAACRLVPNLTPYGPPVRTWTTVTSDKHLVQRLLARFFSGLFPCLSLISYAHFIHDFEEGTARYCSEALVNAILGTACRLFNATSQLISRISFGDAFVGEAKRLLAAEDSHVNLPSIQALAILALGEMSQGNDEEAETLLRESVRASVHLVLEARDLDGKENEDFRVVRALAYCGVFSLMRFLRLLTGDLEPKVGPLFIRLQPNSASLDEDTPQTRVERGIALQTQFFAELRFCPPSSRFIFEVMETAHTFLSYNYSRAMTASDLESAYDRCVCSYRQFLESLAPASSPSQDTLLAQIWYHFCMLNLMRPFVSNSNNLVDGTTPKLSGGARPSVICHRASEAIISLTGTYQARNFIAYLPPLLPYMVFTAVLFELTLTASPVLCQQGLTDSPSSLSPLTGYQSPIQAASKPGTRWSQLPQASAPRPGFCSSDSEPVSPASTRQANQTTYRRVSGVSTISTGFSSSEQSRRPSGCSFLSGTPRDQDEISTSDTESDLFPVFSSQPSDLVTVGSLQLASMSARHLGATEASRLLRGLGNIRDVAEVRLNLAALTASLPFPAVEFGTSILLTGLGLQKVPVASVVPGASTFCGGLSPMSVPKVESTKSPTGDLSSAQLPTSLQQAPGP